The Mesobacillus jeotgali genome window below encodes:
- a CDS encoding aminopeptidase: MKDPRIQKLAKNLINYSVKLQKGEKVLIENFGLQRELVTALVKEAYEAGGYPFVSLKDHQVDRSLLMGAQEEQFEMIAEFEANVMSKMDAYIGLRSGDNINEHADVPADKMKIHGNTIGKKVHRDIRVPKTKWVVLRYPNSAMAQLAKMSTEAFEDFYFDVCNLDYGKMDKAMDSLADIMNRTDKVRITGPGTDLTFSIKDIPAVKCAGELNIPDGEVYTAPVRDSVNGVITYNTPSPYQGFTFENVKLTFKDGKIVEASANDSERINKIFDTDEGARFIGEFAIGVNPYILHPMQDILFDEKIDGSFHFTPGQCYDDAFNGNHSNIHWDMVNIQRPEYGGGEIYFDDVLIRKDGRFVIAELEGLNPENLK, translated from the coding sequence ATGAAAGACCCTCGTATTCAAAAATTGGCTAAGAATCTGATCAATTACTCGGTCAAGCTTCAAAAAGGGGAAAAAGTCCTGATTGAGAATTTTGGACTTCAGCGCGAGCTTGTTACGGCTCTTGTGAAAGAAGCATATGAAGCTGGCGGCTATCCGTTTGTGTCCTTGAAGGACCACCAGGTGGATCGTTCCTTGCTCATGGGTGCCCAGGAGGAGCAATTCGAGATGATAGCTGAGTTTGAAGCAAATGTGATGAGTAAAATGGATGCTTACATAGGCCTTCGTTCTGGAGATAACATAAATGAACATGCGGATGTTCCGGCTGACAAAATGAAAATCCACGGCAATACGATCGGCAAAAAAGTCCACAGGGACATTCGTGTTCCAAAAACAAAATGGGTTGTCCTTCGCTACCCTAACTCAGCTATGGCACAGCTTGCCAAGATGAGTACAGAAGCCTTCGAAGATTTCTACTTCGATGTTTGCAACCTTGATTATGGAAAAATGGATAAGGCAATGGACAGCCTGGCAGACATCATGAACCGTACAGATAAGGTCCGCATCACCGGACCTGGTACTGATTTGACTTTCTCCATCAAAGATATCCCGGCTGTGAAATGTGCCGGTGAGCTAAATATCCCTGATGGCGAAGTTTACACTGCCCCTGTCCGTGATTCAGTCAATGGTGTCATTACCTACAATACGCCGTCCCCATACCAGGGATTCACTTTTGAAAATGTGAAGCTGACTTTCAAGGATGGAAAAATTGTTGAAGCTTCTGCAAATGATTCAGAGCGCATCAATAAGATTTTCGATACAGATGAAGGGGCTCGTTTTATCGGAGAATTTGCGATTGGCGTAAATCCATATATCCTCCATCCAATGCAGGACATCCTGTTCGATGAGAAGATCGATGGAAGCTTCCATTTCACACCTGGTCAGTGCTACGACGATGCTTTCAATGGAAATCATTCAAATATCCATTGGGATATGGTCAACATCCAGCGCCCTGAATACGGCGGCGGTGAGATCTATTTCGATGACGTACTGATTCGTAAAGATGGACGCTTTGTCATTGCTGAACTTGAAGGATTGAACCCTGAGAACTTAAAGTAA
- the murC gene encoding UDP-N-acetylmuramate--L-alanine ligase, translating to MTIYHFVGIKGSGMSALAQVLHDMDYQVQGSDYDKHFFTQVALEKSGIKILPFNKENIQPGMTIIAGNAYPDTHEEIQEAMNLGLPVIRYHRFLGDFMQNFTSVAITGAHGKTSTTGLLAHVMRGAKPTSFLIGDGTGKGDKDAQYFVFEACEYRRHFLSYFPDYAIMTNIDFDHPDYFANIEDVFSAFQEMSWQVKKGIFACGDDEQLQKIQAKVPVVFYGFGEENDFQARNIVKSTEGTTFDVFVRNTFYDTFSIPAYGDHNVLNSLAVIALCHYENIESRVIQAQLETFEGVKRRFSEKKIADQVIIDDYAHHPTEIKVTIEAAKQKYPDREIVAVFQPHTFTRTQAFLNEFAESLNKADKVYLCEIFGSAREIHGKLSITDLKEKIDDAEIIAEEDTSRLKEHENGVILFMGAGDIQKFQEAYEKQLQV from the coding sequence ATGACTATTTACCATTTTGTAGGTATAAAGGGGTCTGGAATGAGTGCGTTAGCTCAAGTTCTCCATGATATGGATTATCAGGTACAGGGCTCCGATTATGATAAGCACTTTTTTACCCAGGTAGCCCTTGAGAAATCTGGAATAAAGATCCTTCCGTTTAATAAGGAAAATATACAGCCTGGAATGACGATCATTGCAGGCAATGCCTATCCGGATACACACGAGGAGATTCAGGAGGCAATGAATCTTGGCCTTCCAGTCATCAGATATCACCGATTCCTGGGTGATTTCATGCAAAACTTTACGAGTGTGGCGATTACAGGGGCTCATGGAAAAACTTCGACTACAGGATTGCTTGCGCATGTTATGAGGGGCGCAAAGCCTACATCCTTCCTGATTGGCGATGGAACAGGAAAAGGTGACAAAGATGCTCAATACTTTGTGTTTGAAGCTTGTGAGTATCGCCGTCATTTCCTTTCCTATTTCCCGGATTACGCCATCATGACGAATATCGATTTTGACCACCCGGATTACTTTGCCAATATCGAGGATGTTTTCTCTGCATTCCAGGAAATGTCATGGCAAGTCAAAAAGGGTATTTTCGCATGTGGTGACGATGAGCAGCTGCAAAAAATCCAGGCCAAGGTACCGGTAGTATTTTATGGCTTTGGCGAAGAAAATGATTTCCAGGCTCGCAATATCGTCAAATCCACTGAGGGCACTACATTTGATGTTTTTGTGCGGAATACATTCTATGATACGTTCTCGATTCCGGCTTATGGTGACCATAATGTCCTGAATTCACTGGCTGTTATCGCTTTATGCCATTACGAAAACATCGAATCCAGAGTGATCCAGGCCCAGCTTGAAACATTCGAAGGCGTGAAAAGGAGATTTTCTGAAAAGAAAATTGCCGACCAGGTCATCATTGATGACTACGCGCATCATCCTACAGAAATCAAAGTAACAATCGAAGCGGCAAAGCAGAAATATCCTGATCGTGAAATCGTCGCGGTCTTCCAGCCGCACACCTTCACGAGGACCCAGGCATTCCTGAATGAGTTTGCAGAAAGCCTGAATAAAGCCGATAAGGTGTATTTGTGTGAAATCTTCGGGTCAGCCCGTGAAATTCATGGGAAGTTATCGATTACCGATTTAAAAGAAAAAATCGACGACGCAGAAATCATCGCTGAGGAAGATACATCACGTCTTAAAGAGCATGAAAATGGCGTCATCCTCTTCATGGGCGCTGGTGATATCCAGAAGTTCCAGGAAGCATATGAAAAGCAATTACAAGTTTAA
- a CDS encoding nicotinate phosphoribosyltransferase has protein sequence MKEIELKMQGKISRLTNHTFKFDERIRDGWFSAVYFLKTRELVKKYQEDNVITMQFFQKDEAVLCGTDEVIALVKTFADSPEELEIHSLKDGDKISPFETVLTITGPYQSFGYLEGIIDGILARRTSVSTNVYNVVKAASFSGQQKPVIFMGDRDDHYTTQAGDGYAAYIGGATAQATHAMNEWWGKHGMGTMPHALIQMFNGDIVAATRAYHETFPNDDLIALVDYNNDAITDSLKVAREFGAKLKGVRVDTSRTLIDQYFLRNQHLLGTFDPRGVNAELIFALRKALDAEGFDHVKIVVSGGFSEKRILEFEKQNVPVDMYGVGGSLLKLQIGFTGDNVMLNGKHQAKSGRKFRPNPRLEKVEI, from the coding sequence ATGAAAGAAATAGAATTGAAAATGCAGGGGAAAATCAGCCGCCTGACCAATCATACATTTAAATTTGATGAAAGGATCCGGGATGGCTGGTTCTCAGCTGTGTATTTTCTGAAGACTCGGGAGCTTGTGAAGAAATACCAGGAAGACAATGTCATCACCATGCAGTTTTTCCAGAAGGACGAAGCTGTTTTGTGCGGCACAGATGAAGTGATCGCCCTGGTAAAAACATTCGCAGATTCCCCCGAGGAACTCGAGATCCATTCACTTAAGGATGGAGATAAAATCTCTCCATTTGAAACGGTTTTGACCATTACAGGCCCTTATCAGAGTTTTGGCTATCTTGAGGGAATTATCGATGGCATTCTGGCCAGAAGGACTTCTGTCTCGACGAATGTCTATAATGTCGTCAAAGCAGCGAGTTTTTCAGGCCAGCAAAAGCCGGTCATTTTCATGGGAGACCGTGACGATCATTATACTACGCAGGCTGGTGATGGGTATGCTGCCTATATTGGCGGCGCTACTGCCCAGGCCACACATGCGATGAATGAATGGTGGGGCAAGCATGGTATGGGAACGATGCCGCACGCTTTGATCCAAATGTTCAATGGTGATATCGTGGCAGCAACCCGTGCTTACCACGAAACCTTTCCGAATGATGATTTGATCGCTCTTGTTGATTATAATAATGATGCGATTACTGACTCCTTGAAGGTGGCAAGAGAATTTGGAGCAAAGCTGAAGGGTGTCAGGGTAGATACATCCCGTACTCTGATCGACCAGTATTTCCTGCGCAACCAGCACTTGCTCGGAACATTCGACCCTCGCGGTGTGAATGCAGAATTGATTTTCGCGCTAAGAAAAGCACTAGATGCCGAAGGTTTTGACCATGTGAAAATTGTGGTCAGCGGCGGCTTCAGTGAAAAAAGGATCCTTGAGTTTGAAAAGCAAAATGTGCCTGTCGACATGTATGGGGTAGGCGGCAGTCTGTTAAAATTACAAATAGGCTTTACTGGTGATAATGTCATGTTAAACGGAAAGCACCAGGCAAAGTCAGGCAGGAAGTTCAGGCCGAATCCGCGACTTGAAAAGGTCGAAATTTAA
- a CDS encoding thioredoxin family protein, translating to MKNLETMEQFEALKNDGKHIFLFTAGWCPDCRVIEPVLPEIESKYSDYEFVSVDRDDFIDLCIQLDVFGIPSFVAFENGKELGRFVSKNRKTQSEIENFIEGLA from the coding sequence ATGAAAAACTTAGAAACAATGGAACAGTTTGAAGCGTTGAAAAACGACGGTAAACATATATTTTTATTTACGGCGGGCTGGTGCCCGGATTGCCGTGTGATCGAACCAGTGCTGCCTGAAATCGAAAGCAAATACAGTGATTACGAATTTGTATCCGTTGATCGTGATGATTTTATCGATCTTTGCATACAGCTTGATGTTTTCGGGATCCCAAGCTTTGTCGCTTTTGAAAATGGCAAAGAGCTTGGCCGTTTTGTCAGCAAGAACAGAAAGACACAGTCTGAAATCGAAAACTTCATTGAAGGTCTTGCTTAA
- a CDS encoding M42 family metallopeptidase, which yields MNEQTLSLFKTLTELPGAPGNEHAVRKFMREQLEQYSDELIQDKLGSVFGVKKGDPNGPKIMVAGHMDEVGFMVTSITKNGMIRFQTLGGWWSQVLLAQRVQIITNNGPVTGVIGSIPPHLLDESKRNKPMEIKNMLIDIGADDKEDAIKIGIKPGQQIVPICPFTPMANEKKILAKAWDNRYGCGLAIELLKETKDIQLPNMLYSGATVQEEVGLRGAQTAANMIDPDIFFALDASPANDMSGDKNEFGQLGKGTLLRILDRSMVTHRGMREFILDMAETHDIPYQYFVSQGGTDTGRVHTSNQGVPSAVIGICSRYIHTAASMIHVDDYAAAKELLVKLVKAADKTTVETIKNNS from the coding sequence ATGAACGAGCAAACTTTGAGTCTGTTTAAAACACTGACAGAATTACCTGGGGCTCCAGGCAACGAGCATGCAGTCCGCAAATTCATGCGCGAGCAATTGGAACAGTATTCTGATGAACTGATCCAGGATAAACTGGGCAGTGTGTTCGGCGTTAAAAAAGGTGATCCCAACGGTCCGAAAATCATGGTTGCCGGTCATATGGATGAAGTTGGCTTCATGGTCACATCCATTACAAAAAACGGGATGATCAGATTCCAGACTCTTGGCGGATGGTGGAGCCAGGTGCTTTTGGCACAGCGCGTGCAAATCATTACGAACAATGGACCGGTAACAGGTGTAATCGGTTCGATTCCGCCTCATCTGCTGGATGAGTCAAAGCGCAATAAGCCGATGGAAATCAAGAACATGCTGATTGATATCGGTGCAGATGATAAAGAAGATGCCATCAAGATCGGCATCAAGCCTGGCCAGCAAATCGTGCCAATCTGTCCGTTCACTCCAATGGCAAATGAGAAGAAGATCCTTGCTAAAGCCTGGGATAACCGATATGGCTGCGGACTGGCAATCGAGCTATTGAAAGAAACGAAGGACATTCAGCTGCCAAACATGCTGTACTCAGGCGCGACTGTCCAGGAAGAGGTCGGCTTAAGAGGTGCGCAGACAGCGGCTAACATGATCGATCCGGATATCTTCTTCGCACTGGATGCAAGCCCGGCTAATGATATGTCAGGCGATAAGAATGAGTTCGGCCAGCTGGGCAAGGGAACTTTGTTGAGAATCCTTGACCGCTCGATGGTCACGCACAGGGGCATGAGAGAATTCATCCTCGATATGGCGGAAACTCATGATATTCCTTACCAGTACTTCGTCTCCCAGGGCGGAACGGATACAGGAAGAGTTCATACATCCAATCAGGGAGTTCCGAGTGCCGTAATCGGCATCTGCTCACGCTACATCCATACAGCAGCATCCATGATTCATGTCGATGACTATGCAGCTGCCAAGGAACTTCTAGTCAAGCTTGTAAAAGCAGCTGATAAAACAACTGTGGAAACAATCAAGAATAATAGCTAA
- a CDS encoding YtxH domain-containing protein, with protein MNREQSQYDVNGSMRETNSNSKDFVAGAIVGGLAGALAALLLAPKSGKELRGSLNEQTSTLKNKSVDLASVAKEKASGLKDTVSQQSSTIVNKVKDMKSKSENTSSNPDGDAEVLEEVPTSMAETSSMENTHTATGEEIQKKLEETQKAFDETESKLNQ; from the coding sequence ATGAACAGAGAACAAAGCCAGTATGATGTAAATGGATCAATGAGGGAGACAAACAGCAATTCAAAGGATTTTGTAGCCGGAGCCATTGTTGGCGGGCTAGCCGGGGCACTGGCAGCACTATTGCTTGCTCCTAAATCAGGAAAAGAGTTAAGAGGCTCTCTCAATGAGCAAACTTCTACACTCAAGAACAAAAGTGTGGATCTTGCTTCTGTAGCCAAGGAGAAGGCAAGCGGCTTAAAAGACACTGTTTCTCAGCAGTCTTCTACCATTGTCAACAAAGTGAAGGATATGAAGAGCAAGAGTGAAAATACTTCATCGAATCCAGATGGCGATGCGGAAGTGCTTGAAGAAGTACCAACTTCAATGGCAGAGACAAGCTCTATGGAAAACACGCATACTGCCACTGGCGAAGAAATCCAAAAGAAACTTGAAGAAACACAAAAAGCTTTCGATGAAACTGAAAGCAAGCTGAATCAGTAA
- a CDS encoding DUF84 family protein, translating to MRVAVGSKNPAKINAVKAAFMDDPYEIVPVDAESGVSEQPMSDEETIKGAVNRAIQAAERAGADIGIGLEGGVQQTPYGLMLCNWGALAVKGMDPIIAGGARIPLPDEIARQLLLGAELGPVMDEYAKKQNVRKNEGAIGIFTNGQINRSDMFTHVMKLLAGQYEYQMGQGKKTV from the coding sequence ATGCGAGTTGCAGTAGGTTCAAAGAATCCAGCTAAAATCAACGCGGTGAAGGCTGCGTTCATGGACGATCCGTACGAAATCGTTCCTGTTGATGCTGAGTCAGGTGTCAGCGAGCAGCCGATGTCTGATGAGGAAACCATCAAAGGAGCGGTCAACAGGGCCATACAGGCTGCAGAAAGAGCTGGAGCTGATATAGGAATTGGCTTGGAAGGCGGCGTCCAGCAGACTCCATACGGACTGATGCTTTGCAATTGGGGAGCTCTGGCTGTCAAAGGGATGGACCCCATCATTGCCGGCGGCGCAAGGATTCCTCTTCCTGACGAGATTGCCAGGCAGTTATTGCTGGGTGCCGAACTGGGACCTGTGATGGACGAGTATGCCAAAAAACAAAATGTCCGCAAAAACGAAGGGGCAATCGGTATTTTCACAAATGGACAAATCAACAGAAGTGACATGTTCACACATGTCATGAAATTGCTGGCCGGACAATATGAATATCAAATGGGGCAAGGGAAAAAGACAGTCTAA
- a CDS encoding DUF1444 domain-containing protein, whose translation MDSRKMRKELENRLQHPDRTFSYDREKDQLRIENKNTGRGITIALPGIVAKWQDQKEKAIDEVVYYVSEGLNAMESQLELSGKEKNIFPVIRSTSFPSEAEEGVPFLYDDHTAETRIYYALDLGTTYRLIDSKLLKKEGWTADQVRETALFNVRSLSVKLKEDRVAENTFYFLNSNDGYDASRILNTSFLNEMKKRMKGTMAVAVPHQDVLIIADVENNTGYDILAQMTMSFFASGRVPITALSFLYEDGELEPVFILGKTKKE comes from the coding sequence ATGGATAGCAGAAAAATGCGAAAAGAGCTGGAAAATCGCCTTCAACATCCCGACCGTACTTTTTCCTATGACCGGGAAAAGGACCAGCTGAGAATTGAAAATAAAAATACGGGTCGCGGCATCACCATCGCCTTGCCTGGGATTGTTGCCAAGTGGCAGGATCAGAAGGAAAAGGCGATTGATGAGGTGGTCTATTATGTATCAGAGGGCCTGAATGCCATGGAAAGCCAGCTCGAGCTGTCAGGAAAGGAAAAAAACATTTTTCCTGTCATCCGTTCGACGTCATTTCCATCGGAAGCCGAGGAAGGGGTCCCTTTCCTCTACGATGATCATACCGCGGAAACTAGGATCTATTATGCTTTGGATTTAGGCACAACATATAGGCTGATTGATTCAAAGCTATTGAAAAAAGAAGGATGGACAGCGGACCAGGTTCGCGAGACAGCTTTGTTCAATGTCCGTTCACTCTCCGTCAAACTGAAAGAGGACCGTGTGGCAGAGAACACCTTTTATTTCCTCAATTCAAATGATGGTTACGATGCGAGCAGGATTTTAAATACGAGCTTCTTGAATGAAATGAAGAAAAGGATGAAGGGAACTATGGCTGTGGCCGTTCCCCATCAAGATGTCCTGATCATTGCGGATGTGGAAAATAACACAGGCTATGATATTTTGGCCCAGATGACAATGAGCTTTTTTGCGAGTGGAAGAGTCCCAATTACGGCCCTGAGCTTCCTATATGAAGATGGAGAATTGGAACCGGTCTTTATTTTAGGAAAAACAAAAAAGGAATAG
- a CDS encoding DNA translocase FtsK — MSWIKKIFTMFQNDNEDEFTDIDQNKPASKPLKREQSEKKDIEAKVLYQYPKGQFRFPLIPDEKPKPAPEKTKPRKGRQEKASQVDEIKPFTKEQGSLRMMNERQSKNDGFKDLHRDPIVDTRSTFKREPVRKKNDASRPKKTEDPAPKFHYETRKDSGPKFRQPFKPTEIPSPIYAFNRPPKKIQTQTDLEDVEYELTGFEGSQASLVGPSIQTNNHSMTPAPAIQTNTNSMTPAPAVEEHPQSTQLHNEELTQEIYIEDDLAETQDPAVSEIEEQLEQADLETGALDLILNDDFVISSEEPQMETPNVAENELLVKEPETITYQHEQEKIEVIEPQYESEETGVIGAQQSGIESGANGSQDRLGKPEVNDSLQTEVIETIDFQQTEKEQETIDYQHSVDEEAEDIDHQQTEEDVNVQSSNGNTEEIQEIEVSNEEPQTEQKLEAEPLETKSAEPKRQLPFNVLMLKQDKRKWEARNMSKYPSFMTEERKSGATEQPEKGHHSDIEETSVMDQEHSSAGKNSSDVQPIQHEEPSMAGPSAVPMKTKIETEEIGSYTQAEALHTEVHPAAVYDFPPLDLLSPPVFKAPDPEWLSEQEHMLNETLRNFNVGARVVNVTQGPSVTRFEVQPEPGVKVNKITNLSDDIKLSLAAKDIRIEAPIPGKHTIGIEVPNHSSRPVLLSEILQSAGFMDLESPLSVALGLDIAGNPIVTDLKKMPHGLIAGATGSGKSVCINTMLVSLLYKAHPDEVKLLLIDPKMVELAPYNRIPHLVSPVITDVKAATASLKWAVEEMERRYELFAHTGVRDISRFNELAEKHRRFSDKLPYVVIVIDELADLMMMAPGDVEEAICRIAQKARACGIHLIIATQRPSVDVITGLIKANVPTRIAFSVSSQVDSRTIIDISGAEKLLGRGDMLFLENGSSKPFRLQGTYVTDNEIDDIVAFVREQRAPQYLFEQDELLKKAQVTEDEDELFYEACEFVIDQGGASTSSVQRRFKIGYNRAARLIEMMEQQGFISEGKGSKPRDVLITAADLEALQETSAFN, encoded by the coding sequence TTGAGTTGGATTAAAAAGATATTTACCATGTTCCAAAATGATAACGAGGATGAATTTACTGATATCGATCAGAATAAGCCTGCCTCAAAGCCGTTAAAAAGAGAGCAGAGTGAAAAAAAAGATATAGAAGCAAAAGTATTATACCAATATCCAAAAGGGCAGTTTCGCTTCCCATTGATTCCGGATGAAAAACCGAAACCCGCTCCAGAAAAAACAAAACCGAGAAAAGGGCGACAGGAAAAAGCCAGCCAAGTTGATGAAATCAAGCCTTTCACTAAAGAGCAAGGCTCATTGAGAATGATGAATGAACGTCAATCTAAAAATGATGGATTTAAAGATTTGCACCGGGATCCTATCGTGGATACTAGAAGCACTTTCAAACGTGAACCTGTCAGGAAGAAGAATGATGCATCCCGCCCGAAAAAAACCGAGGACCCTGCACCGAAGTTCCATTACGAAACAAGGAAGGACAGCGGTCCTAAATTCCGGCAGCCCTTCAAGCCAACTGAAATTCCGTCACCAATTTATGCATTTAACAGGCCTCCTAAAAAAATTCAGACTCAAACAGACCTGGAGGATGTTGAGTATGAACTGACAGGTTTTGAAGGAAGTCAGGCCAGTCTGGTTGGACCATCCATTCAAACTAATAACCATAGCATGACGCCAGCTCCTGCTATTCAAACTAATACCAATAGCATGACGCCAGCTCCTGCTGTAGAGGAACATCCTCAATCAACTCAATTGCACAATGAGGAACTGACGCAAGAAATATACATAGAAGATGATCTTGCTGAAACACAGGATCCAGCAGTCAGTGAAATTGAGGAACAGCTAGAACAGGCAGACCTGGAAACTGGGGCACTCGATCTCATTCTCAATGATGATTTTGTGATTAGTAGTGAAGAGCCACAAATGGAAACACCGAATGTTGCCGAAAATGAGTTATTGGTCAAAGAGCCAGAAACAATAACCTATCAACATGAACAGGAAAAGATAGAAGTGATTGAGCCACAATATGAATCGGAAGAAACTGGAGTAATTGGCGCTCAGCAAAGCGGGATAGAGTCAGGTGCGAACGGGTCTCAAGATCGTCTTGGGAAACCAGAAGTGAATGACTCCCTGCAAACCGAAGTAATCGAAACAATAGATTTCCAACAAACCGAGAAAGAGCAAGAAACAATAGACTACCAACATAGCGTGGATGAAGAAGCAGAAGATATTGACCACCAACAAACCGAGGAAGATGTAAATGTCCAATCTTCAAATGGGAATACTGAAGAAATTCAGGAAATAGAAGTTTCAAATGAGGAGCCACAAACAGAACAAAAACTTGAGGCTGAACCATTAGAAACCAAATCTGCAGAACCAAAAAGGCAGCTTCCTTTTAATGTCCTCATGCTTAAGCAGGACAAGAGGAAGTGGGAAGCGCGTAATATGTCTAAATATCCGTCTTTTATGACGGAAGAAAGAAAGTCGGGGGCAACTGAACAGCCAGAAAAGGGTCATCATTCTGATATTGAAGAGACCTCAGTTATGGATCAGGAGCATTCATCTGCAGGCAAAAATTCATCAGATGTTCAGCCTATTCAGCATGAAGAGCCATCAATGGCAGGTCCGTCTGCTGTACCAATGAAAACTAAGATTGAAACAGAAGAAATCGGTTCATATACTCAAGCTGAGGCGCTGCATACAGAAGTACATCCAGCTGCAGTATACGATTTCCCGCCACTGGATCTATTAAGCCCTCCTGTGTTCAAAGCACCTGATCCTGAGTGGCTTTCGGAACAGGAGCATATGCTCAATGAGACCCTGAGGAATTTTAACGTAGGCGCCAGGGTGGTCAATGTGACACAGGGACCATCTGTTACCCGTTTTGAGGTACAGCCGGAGCCTGGAGTGAAAGTCAATAAAATTACCAATCTATCAGATGATATTAAACTAAGCCTGGCGGCGAAGGATATCCGGATCGAAGCACCAATTCCCGGAAAGCATACCATCGGGATTGAAGTGCCGAACCATTCGAGCAGGCCGGTATTATTGAGTGAGATTTTACAGTCTGCAGGCTTCATGGACCTTGAATCACCGTTATCGGTGGCCCTGGGACTTGATATCGCCGGAAATCCGATTGTCACTGACTTGAAAAAGATGCCTCATGGATTGATTGCCGGTGCCACTGGATCGGGAAAAAGTGTCTGCATCAATACGATGCTTGTCAGCTTGCTTTATAAAGCACATCCAGATGAAGTGAAGCTGCTGCTGATCGATCCGAAAATGGTTGAATTGGCACCATATAACCGAATTCCGCATCTTGTCAGCCCGGTCATCACGGATGTAAAAGCAGCGACAGCTTCGTTGAAGTGGGCGGTTGAGGAAATGGAACGCCGATATGAATTGTTCGCTCATACCGGTGTCCGTGATATCAGCAGGTTCAATGAACTTGCCGAGAAGCATCGCAGATTTTCTGATAAGCTTCCATATGTCGTCATTGTGATCGATGAGCTTGCAGATCTGATGATGATGGCGCCAGGTGATGTAGAGGAAGCTATTTGCCGGATCGCCCAAAAAGCACGTGCCTGTGGCATCCACCTGATCATAGCGACACAGCGTCCATCCGTTGATGTCATAACTGGATTGATTAAAGCGAATGTTCCTACAAGAATTGCCTTCTCTGTTTCCTCACAGGTGGATTCAAGGACGATCATAGATATCAGCGGGGCAGAAAAGCTTCTGGGCCGTGGCGATATGCTGTTCCTGGAAAATGGATCATCCAAGCCATTCCGTCTGCAGGGAACCTATGTGACCGACAATGAAATTGATGATATTGTTGCCTTTGTCAGGGAGCAGCGGGCACCGCAATACTTGTTTGAACAGGATGAACTGCTCAAGAAGGCTCAGGTGACGGAAGACGAAGATGAACTTTTCTATGAAGCCTGTGAATTTGTCATTGATCAGGGCGGCGCTTCCACTTCAAGCGTCCAGCGCCGCTTTAAAATCGGTTATAACCGTGCGGCGAGACTGATTGAAATGATGGAGCAGCAAGGATTCATTTCTGAAGGCAAGGGAAGCAAGCCTAGGGATGTCCTGATCACTGCCGCTGACCTGGAGGCCCTCCAGGAAACTAGTGCATTCAATTAA
- the ytxJ gene encoding bacillithiol system redox-active protein YtxJ produces the protein MKKIDSIEQFDQLVDSGETFFMLKHSTTCPISAAGHDEFAKFENNGNDNLYYLTVQDSRDLSNHIAEKFHVKHESPQAILFVNSDVAWHASHFKITAKSLAAAKEENAK, from the coding sequence ATGAAAAAGATTGATTCAATTGAACAATTTGACCAGCTTGTCGATTCTGGTGAAACATTCTTTATGCTTAAGCACAGCACGACTTGCCCAATCAGTGCCGCAGGGCATGATGAATTCGCGAAGTTCGAAAACAATGGAAACGATAATTTATACTATTTAACAGTCCAGGATTCACGTGACCTATCCAACCATATTGCTGAGAAATTCCATGTTAAGCATGAGTCTCCGCAGGCTATTTTATTTGTGAATTCCGATGTTGCCTGGCATGCTTCCCATTTTAAAATCACCGCAAAATCATTGGCGGCAGCTAAAGAAGAAAATGCAAAGTAA
- a CDS encoding DUF948 domain-containing protein, which yields MEIILYLSVAVIAIAFLVLVVSLSKTLKSLQTTLDSVSGTLDGLEKQLDGVTRETTELLHKTNNLADDISRKSESLNGVVNAVRDVGNSVQRFNQSIHNVQTMVDLQIDKNKDKISQVVQWSNVFLELKDKWQSKKTAKIDHQLEGEEMVTRQRERVRY from the coding sequence GTGGAAATTATTTTGTATTTAAGTGTTGCTGTTATAGCAATCGCATTTTTGGTTTTGGTAGTGTCATTGTCCAAAACTCTTAAATCTTTACAAACAACTTTAGACAGTGTATCAGGCACACTTGATGGCCTTGAGAAGCAGTTGGATGGAGTGACTCGTGAAACGACGGAGCTTCTGCACAAAACAAACAATTTGGCAGACGATATATCCAGAAAATCTGAGAGCTTGAACGGTGTTGTTAATGCTGTTAGGGATGTAGGGAATTCTGTTCAGAGATTCAATCAATCTATTCATAATGTCCAAACAATGGTGGATCTTCAGATTGACAAGAATAAGGACAAGATTTCACAGGTTGTTCAGTGGAGCAACGTATTCCTTGAGTTGAAGGATAAGTGGCAATCAAAAAAAACAGCCAAGATTGACCATCAGCTAGAAGGCGAAGAGATGGTTACCAGGCAGCGTGAACGTGTTCGGTATTAA